CACTTCCTTGCACAGGAACATAAGAGACAGGCGACGGGGCAATGGTGAAGTGGCCCTCTCCATTATTAATCCAGCGCACATTAAAAACCATTGGCAGCTTGAGGTAACTACCAAGGATGACTCCGAGAGTCAGAGCAGGGTCTGTCAATATTAGGTCAAACTTGGCATCTTGCATTTTCTTCATGAAAACAGGGTCATCCAATATTTTGCCAGCCACTCTGGCAAGGATCTCATGGCCTTTTGACAATAAGGTTGTGAGCACATGCTGCTGGCAGAAGCTGCGTACAAAGGACAGTGACTTTCGGCATTCTATGACATCTTTCAAAATTTTATTGTAAGCTTCCCTGTCTGACTCGTCCTCCAGCATGGACACATTGATAGAAGTATAAATGGAAGAGTCACTTGGAATGTACCAGCTCCGGGCAGAGCGCAGCACGGTGATGTTGTGGCCTCTGGAGTGGAGCTCCTCGAGAATCACCTTCATGTTGACCCAGTGGCTGCCATCAACCGGCACCACCAGGatgtcgctgctgctgcagcaggtggGTTTATGCAGCAGGAAGCAGAGCCCTGCCAGGATTACTGGGATTGCACTGGGCATGTCCTGGAAGAAATTAGAGATCGATATGTAATGTTTAGTAGTCTCTCTGAACTtcagtatgaaaaaaaaaaatctattagtTGTGCTGTGTAACAAAGTCTGTTTTTGCAAGCATTTTCAAAGTAATAGAAACACAGGTATTGTGGGGAAAAAGGTTTTCAACGCTTGGAGAAGGATGGCACGACAcatatgaattatttatgtgGATTACAGATTACAAACGAAAATGTAATGATGTTTCACACAACatccaaacatttttttcttttgctaaGTGACTTGTCAGCTTGTAATGTGTGACGCCCCACAATAATGAGCTTCAAAGGCCATGCGTTATGTCATCGCATGTTTTTTGCCTCTCTCCTACTTTACACGTGTTACTCAGCACATAGTCAGCCTCATAGCGTTTTATGACTTCTGCAACACGCAAGAAATACTACTACTATCAGCCTTTTATGTGTGTAttagtgtgtatatatgtttgtacACGAGTGACCAACCACAGTTATACAGCAACACTGCTATTTGTTTCCCTGGTTCACATGATCATTGTAAATAGACGTAGGCTGTCCcagcacacacaaagaagaTCTAATCaaagtgtgaaatgtttttaagtttaataTAGATACCCGGATAGCTCACCTTGTTGTTCTTCTTGTATCCAATTCAGGAATTTTGCCAGGAGCACCAGTTCCTGAGGGAGCCGGGTAATTCTGTGGTTTGTTTCACCATGTAAACTTTGACATAATATATGGGCCTCTTTTTCACCCTTGACCCAGTCAAAGTCCACTGCGTGAATTCTACTGCGGTCTAAATTGATGAGATCCCATGTGCAATTGGTCACAAGGTACACCCACTtgcaacaaacacaagagagTTTTGGATGGTTTTGTTTCCAGTTCATCCCCAGCTCATAGcctcctttttttattcagtatGTATTTTTCTGATTTACTTGGTAGATAATCTTTAAAAGCAGTTGATGCAATGAAGAGTGAAATAGGAAACTTCAGTGGTGAATTGtgaaggggggtggggggtgcaCGTTCAGTGAGTGTGAGACGGGAGTGGCAGggaatgagggagggagggaggaagcagCAAGGTTTCACAGCAGAGGGAAAATAACGTGGGCATTTGGTGATTACAATAACGGCACAGTCATATCAGTGGACTGCACCCTTTCCCTCCTCTCCACTGCCTCTGTGGACTTGCATAGAGCTGTGAGCAAGAGTTAGCATCTTGTCCGCAGTACTTCATGTTGGTTCAGAATTGTGAGCTAACTTGTAGCGGTGGTTTACAGAAATTTATACAGAATTCTATACATCCCAAAGACCTGGAGATTAGAGATGTATTTATAATGATAAATACATATAGACTGCAAGGGCAAAATCAAGTCACttagatttgttttgcagttttatgaCAGTGGTATTCTTTTGACAAACATCTTACAGACATGAAAGACGCAGTGACGTGTGAAATGAGAGCATTATAAAAGAAGAAATTGTCTCAGTGTTCAGGAATAAGATTTAAAATCAATATATAATATTGAGTAACATTACCACTAAACCACTGcacactgtaaactgtaaaaagcaactaaaataaatatagtactgtgcaaaagtgtCAAACTGTAATAGATTTTTTTCCACAGTAGATATTTGTGGATGCTTAATAGTAGgatggatgtgttccaataaagtgattgaggaATAATTATACTGTACGGTCTTGCTAAAACAATCATAATTGTGGCATTAGACCTTTGCACAACACTGTAGATAATCTGCAATACGTCTTATTTAATTGTGCACTTCTTTTATATGATAGGACGAATGTCAAGTGGAGAGTGGTCCCTAGCATATCCAGCAGGGGGAGACAGCAACATTCGGCCCTTAGAAACAAGGTCCTGATTTgacaacacacactgtaaaacacactgtgagACTTTGGTACACATGTGTGTGCGAACAAAGGAGAAACTACAAACTTGACACTGCTCCTAAAAGATTTTAAAGACAATATGAAGAAAAGATATTGAACGTCTGGCAGCAGGATTGTGTTTTTCAGCACTTAAAAGAGTAATATTGATCACTTTTTCGGGTTCCACACAGTTTAAGATTCTGAGTATAATCTGAAAGTAGAAGACAAACACACCTAACATGTAATGAAATCTATTCTATCATTGAAACAGTTTAGAGTAACAGTTGCTGGTTGTTGatggacacatttttttccatggTGACCACTCATAAAAACACGGAAGGCATGAATACATGGTAaacatgtatttcatttttctcgTGGGACTCCCTCTGCATTCATTgcacctttttttaaagttggcCCAAATATCAGAGCAAAGCTCCCGAGACACTCGGCCGTTTCAAAACCTTTCCTTCCTTCAATTGTTGGACGACATGACACGACTCATTTCAATCCACGTCACGGTATTCACACCATTTACTCGCATACCTGGCATGTTCTATCCCTTGGTGACAGCTGTTTACCATTCATCCAAACACCAGGAATTTCACATGAACCTGATGTTAGTGTTATTTtacactgactgactttttttttcagatttgaaTTTGATTAATACTCACCGGGTTTTGAAACCACTTTGACcacatgggaaaaaaacaactgactgTCCATTGTGTTTGGCCTCTTGATACTGTTTTGTGTGCATCATGTTTATTCTGCTGTTGTGCGTGCCCAtataaagttccagtgtgtaaaatgttggtgaaattattttcatttgacataAACTGAAGATAAATGATGGAAGTAGGTCAGCTCTCTTAAATTaatttgagttttgatgctaacagAAGGCTACAAAAGTTTTACAACACACTTTGAGGGGAAGGGTGAGGcaagggatattcagctgcaacaacacatttttacacactgttcCTTTTATCAATGAACGGTTTTGTGCAGTAGTCTGAGGGCACTGACCAGCTTATATATGAGCAAGCTGTCAGTTAGTGTAACTCATACAACTTGTGTATGTAaagctcaagcatgtcttgaataaacctggtaaTAATAAACctagaccttttttttatttgctgacATGGAATAGGACAAACTATTTTTCAAGTAAGGTCAGTTCACattaaatacttgacactttaacctcaagatttgttcaaataaatctaatggtggccaaatacctttgcacagtactgtactgTATCTGTCTAAATCCAAGGGTCTGCATTTGTCTTCTGGGAATCAAACGCACCTCCTTctaaattaaacacaacacattctaccactgagccaccgtaGAGTTTGTCCCACATaatatgatgttgttgtttaacTTTATTTCAAGAAATAGTGTTTTATTAGGGTCTGAGCACAAGGTGCGAAGGTCCCTATTTATTCCTGAATTATGTTTGTACAAACACTATCTGTTGTTCCAAATCAGAAATCTGTGCCGAGATAAGCTCTGCTTCtaaatcatattccaggttAATTACATTTGCTTATGAAATGAAGAGATTTAAGGGAAAGTATTTCACTTGTCCTGTGTTGATGCATCTCCATTTCCTCCTGTGTTACATCAAATAATATCCATCAAAACTATTCGTTCTCCAACTATGTTGAAAAGGACACAAATTTTagatgcattatttatttaatgtcagATACCAGGGGCTGCAATACGTAACCTCACCACTAGGCTGCACTAACTCCCATACACAAATCTTCTAGTTGGCAGCTTGTAAGTTTGGCACAGAAAAGAAACCAGTTAAATTAAACGAATGTGCATAtgtctttaatttaaattagAATTTATTTAAGGGATAGCGTCGTAAGATGTTGCATCTCATTTTGAGGGGGTCCAAtgtgcacaaataaaacaaacaaacaaccaaacaaaaacaacagcacaagcATACATGATAAATACATGGAAACAGACAGCTCTCACACCCTCCACCCTCTGCCATCAGctgatattttctttatttaacagTCCCCTGATATATAAATCTCTTATGTGAGGGAGCCCTGACTGGGAAAACTCAGCAGCTACAGTTCAGTTAAataatacacatacaaatatacaatacaacatgtaaaacaacagTCCCACGTAAGCACAGGGGCGATTTCTATCCAGGGAGGTTGTGCTATCgataaaacataaagaaaaagacagagaacaaATTTAACACAATGGTGTGGTGAAATCTGTTAACTCGGTGGTTGTGACTTCACACAACTTAACATGTTCTAAAATGATAAGGGAAACATTTCCTGAAAGAGTGAATACAGGTATAGTGGATCTAAGAAAAAGAGGGACATAATAGTCAGATGGGGCTTTGCTGTGGAAATACTTTATATGACATACCCACACctatatacatatgtgcatatacatatatatatatatatatatatatatatatatatgtatactgtataccgtcacaacaaacaaacgtggtggaaaaatggatggattaaaaatgattaagttCAAAATTGTGCCACAGAGGCTAAGAATCTGCTTAGCTTTCCTTGTCCTCCCAGGAAAATAATGAAACTTTCATGATCTAATCAGCTGCTCAGTGACATAGCACAGAGGCAGACGTACTTGAACCCTCTCATATTAGTGCACCGCGGCTCTGAACTCCCTGATGATGATGTTCATTTCACTCAAGATATCAGCGCGAGATGGTGACAGAGAAGACGGGgttcttccttgttttgattTCTCTTGCGATCTGACACCAGGTGCAGGGCCCACAGAAGCAGGACAACACGCAGTCTTTGCAGATCGAGCCCTACGAGGATGGAGACACACAATATGTTGACATaacgtgaaaaaaaaacaaaaaaaacttttgtgtTCTCCTATTAGTCTGACTATGTACTGAATTGTATTTCTCTTAGTCCGACTATCATAATCACCACCTAGCTTCATGGAGTTGGACACATATTTAATTCAATACATTGATTCCCCTCTAATGCTTGTATTGTATACATAGACAAGAAAAGCACTCCAATTAAACAGCATAACTGTACTGATAGGAGTAGAGGGAGCAGCGGGGTAAAATATGGAGTATGAAAAATGCACAGTTATGGAATTTAAGTCCAGAAaatagtgattgagaccattacaTCCTCCAGAAAATGCTTGACGTTATAAAACAAGTGAGaaagacttccattcaaactgaattctTTTGGAAACTAACGGTATCGCCCCCTGGTAACTACTAGACAAGTATactgctgttttcttttgtcttacTTGCTGCATCCTAATCACAGCTCAGGATCTACTTTAAGAAGATAACTGAAACAAAGGAACAGCCCTCTTTAACGACCCAACTCAACTGCGTGCGCTCCCGCAGGCTGATAAGGAATGTGAAACCAGATTGTGTCAAGTACAAGTATTCAAGTCATCAGAGATCAGATAAAGAGTGAAGGCAACAGTGACCTTTACGCGGGATAACACTGTGCTTTGAAAGTGTAGCTAAGGTTGAGGGTAAAACAGCTTGGTTGGTGTCTGTACCTCAATGCCATATCTCGTACGTACTGCCACCCTGAGGGATGTGGTCATTGGTGGAATGCATCCATAAGCGTCTAGCAgtggtaaacacacacactccccggCCTCGTATGATGTCTTACAGGTGAAGCAGGGAAGGCACCAGCAGGCCAAGCAacctgcaaaaaagaaaacagccaGGTCACAtcaagagaagaagaggaggagagataaATTTAATACACACATGTGCGCACACATTTATAGACTGATCATGCACAACATTGCTTAAATACTTGGTTACCCCCACTGATCACTTatctgccctctgctggcatTCCTGTGATTTGAATGGATTTAGATAGTGTGCGTTTGTCTCAGCACGTGGACTCAATACTGTACACACAATCTCTCCCATCTTATCACGCACTCTGTAAAAAACAGAGTCAGGATATCGGCACACAAATCAAGATCACTCACACATGGGCAGGTCTTCACAGCAGTCACAGATGTCAGAGGTCCATTGGTTGGATACAGTGGTCATGACATAGGGTTGGGGTTGGGTCATCACCAAGTTTGTCGTCATGGCTGCAGCTTCAGTGAACTATATCAAACGAGCAAATCATCACATACTCTGtgtacttttttaaatgtactggaCTCC
The nucleotide sequence above comes from Solea senegalensis isolate Sse05_10M linkage group LG3, IFAPA_SoseM_1, whole genome shotgun sequence. Encoded proteins:
- the LOC122766386 gene encoding cornifelin homolog A-like, with product MTTNLVMTQPQPYVMTTVSNQWTSDICDCCEDLPMCCLACWCLPCFTCKTSYEAGECVCLPLLDAYGCIPPMTTSLRVAVRTRYGIEGSICKDCVLSCFCGPCTWCQIAREIKTRKNPVFSVTISR